From a single Cyprinus carpio isolate SPL01 chromosome A3, ASM1834038v1, whole genome shotgun sequence genomic region:
- the LOC109044817 gene encoding LIM homeobox transcription factor 1-alpha-like, whose product MLPTEISGGVCFSASQHSKEGRNGMKTEENQSCLQQAPSATPYEHVGGGEVCAGCESPIADRFLLRVNELSWHETCVKCAVCRSALSGTCYCRDRLLYCKHDYEKLFVRKCSACLQAIGRSELIMRVLGQVYHLGCFSCCECERRLQRGDEFVLKEGQLLCRGDYEKEREMLAAISPAPTESVKSEDEDGGGVSVGGKAGDDGKEHKRSKRPRTILTTQQRRAFKASFEVSSKPCRKVRETLAAETGLTVRVVQVWFQNQRAKIKKIARRQQQQQQQQQEQEQMGGTRRGPSRGGRQSNDDSEDGSSSHGLDGLLSYSSLPRQQLLALDPNIYGSEQFRHGLTPPQLGPEQMHSYDSVFHDLDSDGSLSHLGDCLLSTADGGVLAGRIGNPIDRLYSMQNSYFTS is encoded by the exons TCAGCACTCCAAAGAAGGAAGAAACGGAATGAAAACAGAAGAAAACCAATCATGTCTTCAGCAGGCCCCCTCCGCCACCCCTTACG AGCACGTGGGAGGAGGTGAGGTGTGTGCAGGGTGCGAGTCTCCCATCGCGGACCGCTTCCTCCTGCGCGTCAATGAACTGTCCTGGCATGAGACGTGTGTCAAGTGTGCGGTGTGTCGCAGCGCGCTGAGCGGGACCTGCTACTGTCGGGATCGCTTGCTGTACTGCAAGCATGATTATGAGAA GTTGTTTGTGCGGAAGTGCAGTGCCTGTCTGCAGGCGATCGGCCGCTCGGAGCTCATCATGCGTGTGCTGGGACAGGTGTACCACCTGGGCTGCTTCAGCTGCTGCGAGTGTGAGCGCCGGCTGCAGAGAGGTGATGAGTTTGTGCTAAAGGAGGGACAGCTGCTCTGCCGGGGAGACtatgagaaggagagagagatgcTGGCTGCCATCAGCCCGGCCCCTACTGAGTCAG TAAAGAGTGAGGATGAGGATGGTGGTGGTGTCTCTGTTGGTGGGAAGGCTGGGGATGATGGGAAGGAGCACAAGAGATCCAAGAGACCACGAACCATCCTGACCACACAACAGCGGCGCGCCTTCAAGGCTTCCTTCGAGGTGTCTTCCAAACCCTGCCGAAAG GTCAGAGAAACTCTTGCAGCTGAGACTGGACTGACGGTGAGAGTCGTGCAGGTGTGGTTTCAAAACCAGAGAGCAAAG ATAAAGAAGATCGCTCGcagacaacagcagcagcagcagcagcagcaagaaCAGGAGCAGATGGGCGGGACGAGGAGGGGTCCGAGCAGAGGGGGTCGCCAGAGTAACGATGACAGCGAGG ATGGCTCCAGCAGTCACGGACTGGACGGGCTGCTCTCATATTCCTCTCTGCCACGCCAACAACTGCTGGCTTTGGATCCCAACATATATGGTAGCGAGCAGTTCCGACACGGGCTCACGCCACCACAGCTAGGCCCCGAGCAGATGCACTCCTATG ACTCGGTTTTCCATGACTTGGACAGCGATGGAAGCCTCAGTCATCTCGGAGACTGTCTCTTGTCGACTGCCGACGGTGGAGTTCTGGCAGGGCGGATAGGAAACCCCATTGATCGCCTCTACTCCATGCAAAACTCCTACTTTACCTCATGA